In Brassica napus cultivar Da-Ae chromosome C2, Da-Ae, whole genome shotgun sequence, the sequence CCTCAGCTCCTTTAGTACATCCAGCGAATATACAACGCTTCCCACCGCCATGAGCTTTACAATAGTTAGTACTCCCTTGAGCACCTTTTGTACACTCTGACGCCTGACACCGCCTCCCACCACCGTGCGAGATACAAAGACCAGGTTGTCCCTCGGCACTTCTTGTGCATCCTTCAACTCTACACCTCTTACCGCCACCGTGTTTGATGCATAGCCCGGATTTGCCACGTGCAGCTTTAGCGCATCCCTCAGGGAAGCCGCAGCGTCTCCCACCTCCATGAGAGATACAATAATCAGTTTTGCCTTCAGCGCTCTTTGTGCACCCCAAGTGTTGGCATCTCTTTCCTCCACCGTGTGCTTTGCAGAACGTTGTTTTGCTCTCAGCGCCTTTGTTGCAACCCGCCTTTTGACATCTCTGCCCTCCTCCGTGGCCAATGCATAGCCCTGACGCTCCTCTAGCTCCTTTGCTACATCCCATGAACTTGCATTTCTTAGGATTGGTCGTTCTTTGCTGAGAAGATGTTGTCCTGGCTCCTATGGAGAACTCTGACTCGGTATAAGCATCAGTACCAAAGTTGGTACTACACTCTtgcattcttgaaggtcttctaAGGGATGACATGTAGCCACCTGACCGGGTTGCTGAGGTAGAACCTTCATCAGCTTGGGAGGCATTAGTGTCTGTATACGTCAACAAGGAACAATCAAGTCCGCTGAAACTGTGCATGGTCAGTGCAGGAGGACCGAGTTGGAGAATTGAGTTACCACCTGATGAGAGTTCTTGGGAAGAAGCTGAGACTTTGTTGTAATAATAAGAGGGAGGTGTTGGGCCTAAACCGAGAACCAAACCGCAACCACCATCAGGACAGTCGGAAACATCAGAACAAAGCTTATGGTTGTAGTGAGTGCTTCCAAGGCAGTTCAAGCTGAGAGCAGTATCACCAAAACGAGCTACACTCTCGTTCAAATccatgtgaagaagaagaagggaagAGATGCGCAATAAAATGGTCTAAAAACAAGAATACTTAAGAACAGCTTGTGAAACTATAAACATAAAAGCAACTTGAGGTATAAACATCTCCCACCACTGACAAACCCCCATGTGTCTGCCCTGTCCATCTTCAAGAATGAGGAAGAAGAGCAAGAACTTTTCTGCAAGAAGTTACAAAATCTATGTCAGTAAGAATAATGGAAATTAATAATGACATgagagtaataaaaaaaaaaagattagaatcagtagtaaaaaaaaaagaaaaaaagacaaattgCAGTTAAGAGATTCAAAAGTACAGAGCAATAATTGGGTACAACAACTGTGTTTGAAAAGGACTAAGTACCAACCAAAAATGACTTATGGTTTAAAAGTGAAATGTGAGGTTACATCTTTCTTTAGctcaaaataaattttcaaaaactagaGATTTCCCAAGAAAAGCAGAATGAAAGAAAGGGAAAATATAAGCAGGGATAGACCAGTGAAATATTAGCCTATAGCTCCCAAAATTTGTGTAAATGAAGCATTAATGAGTTCTCAGCATTAATCTATAGTTCCTaaaaattttgatgaaaattacataGACATAAATCTCcaaatttatcttaaaaattgtaagaatttttttttattaaaagcttTTACTAAATCTTCTATGGCCATCAAAATGTCAAGGCTAGATAAGATTGGTTTTCAGAATAGTAAAGTAAAACTCGATAACTTGTATCAAAACCTTGAAAGTCAACTTCTTTTTATAAACGATGAGAACAATATCTCAGAATTTCTAATATAGATGAAAGATCGCAAACGTAATAACAAGATCTAAggtaatattttgtttataaagaaaattaaagaaaaaaagcaaCACCATGGAGTCAACAAGATTCTGATATCTATATATCAAAAAGTTTCTAACTCACAACACATAAAGAATATAAGATAATCACTTCAATCATTAGGAAACAAATCGTCGTCCTCccggttgttcaaaaaaaaaagaaaaaaggaaacaacCATACTACTATAAATGTTTTGAACTGATAAAATTTATCAGCTTGAAGTTGAAAGAACATAACTCAATTTCAGACACAACAGAAGAGCATAAGATATTAAGACAATTACAGAAACATTTAAAGTAATAAACTCAGGAAACAAACCATGCATTCTGATTCATCATTCAGTACTTTGATCAATCACTAACTAAAGTAACAAAAATTActaaaagaagaaataaaaaccTGTTGGATCTGACAGACAAGAGAGAGATTCTGATAGCAAAGAGGAAAAAAGGAAACGTTGGAAACTGAGAATCTCCTCGTCTCAAAATCTAGgtaagaggaagaaggagaagaaacaaaaaagactGAACACAGGTGTCTAAATATTATCGGTCTTTAAAAGAGAGAGAAGTGGAGATATTGTTTACGAGGGTGGACCGCTCGGGGTACGATTAACCCTGTTCTTAGTttatgatttgatatttttttatttttttttacacttttcacataagaaatatttcttatatctcttatttaagagacggttgtTAGCtgttcttagttaaaatctaaaaaatgcTAAAAACTGTTTCTTATCCGAAACTAAAAGCCTCAGTTAAAAGACCGGAGTTAGTAGTGGTTTCAGGGTCCTTCTAGTAAATAACCCGCGAGGAAGAGAGAATCCATGTAAAATTACCCGAAATACCCTTTGTAACCGTCGCTAGTAACGGTTCTGATTGGATGAGACAGTGCTCTATTTTgggaaatcaattaaatttgCTTTTCGATGAAAACGACGCCGTCTTTTGAGAGAAAAAGTCTTATATGCCCCCTTGTTTTCTTGTTTGATGAGTGGTAGTGTTGTTCCGACAAGTCACTTCTGATTTAAAATGGAAACCCATTATCGTCTTAACGCGACAAAACTGAATCCTTTCCAAACGTTTATGACGTCATGGTAATTTATGTAAACTGGagttttcttttgtatttattgatgATGATACATCAGCTGATTAAGTATTACGAACTTAAtgatgtttattatttttgttattttatgtgttggtattttataaatcagataaaaataatattttctcatGCCAGAAATATGGAGTAAACTATAGAATTAGCTGGCATCATGAGACCCGGTATTATTAACATTTGAATTAGATTCCACTATCCAAATGCCAAGCACTTGTGGCATAAAGCTTCTAATGAttctatctttttattttatgattgaaCTTACATAGATATATGTCTAGATCTGTATGTTTGAATGGTCAGTTTCTATTCAAACATAAGACATTTTAATCAAaacatcatttataaatttgtatatatatgggaaaaacaagaacaaacacCCAAAAAGGctatatttatagttttctaATTACGCCCTTTTGTTCACAAATCTCTAATGATGTCTGATTAAACATTACTAGAACTTTTCCTGcaaatacaagaaaaaaaaacatattaaaattgatGTACATAAATGCAAAATCTTCGTTTGAAATAACCCAACATCTAATTGGTTAATGGGAAGAAAATGCAAGATGTGCATCACTGCGTGTGCGAACAAGTATGAAcaacttatttatattttagtgcgGTCTAtgcttttttaatttaattgatatCATTTTTGTCGTTATAGAGAATTGTCTCAGCCATATACAAGAAGACTAtttaaaagaaatgaaaatgtGATTTTTATGTTGTTCCAAGAGGCAATTCCGATTACGTCAGCCGGTTAGGTTCCTTGCAGAGTGGAAgaatctaattatttatttagagGAAAAGtacaaaatgaaataaaataaaaggaatcttataattttattgtttaagttGATCACGTCAGCCTCGGCCTCAACTCTCCACGCGAACTGCTGACGTTGCCAATATTTTATAcctttttatactttatattatgttcaaattataaaaaaactgGTAACAGAGGTATGTGGAAACACGAAAGCCTTGTTGTATTACTTTGAGACAACGTCTAGGTTTTGACTTCATGTATAGAGTATTTAAGAGTTCGTTCGCATGCAATAACATCTTTTATTCAGAAAGTTTGTTTACTGTTGTAAAACCGCTATGAATCCTAGATTGATCTTACAAAATTGTAATTGaatcaaaacaaacaacaaTAGGCCTAAGTCCAGCCCAAGGCTAGCCCAAGCCATCCACCTTATTTTCTATCAGTGGAAAGCTCAAAAATGTCATAGAGAAGTATgacttttttttgtgaattataTAAGTCATGCAGAGAGTAATTAATATAAGCATATAACATATACCGTGCTTCTTGAAAGCTAGacgtaaaattttaatttcttcaagCTCAAAATTTCAAAGTTGCATAGCTTCTTGAAAGCTAggatttttaatttctttaagcTCAAAATCAAAGTTGCATAGTTTGGTAGGATGCTAATAATATGGCACAAGCTTGTTGGCTTATAAAAAAACTCTGGTTTAAAAGCTCCAATTAGAAGTCTCAATTTCTCAATGCTAAAAACATCTCTCTAGACCTATCAAGATCCCATAAGCCCTTTGAACCGAGCGTACGACATTATGAATACTAACGAGAACACACAAATTGCCCCCGTCACGATACAAACCTGCAACAACAAAACCGGTTTGGGTTAACCCTGAGAAATACTTTCTTGTATATCAAGCAAATGGAGATTTGGTTATACATACCCATTTGAACATGTATCCATGGTTATCATTCCACGTGTATGGAATGTTCATCCCGAAAATTCCAGCGACAAGAGAGTAAAATGCTGAGCAAACGGTTCCAGAACCTAACACCACCTCCAACTGCATGATTTTTTTGAAGATGATCGAGAAGAGAAACTCAGGAggatgaaagaaagaaacactTTTCAACATTCACTTACCTGAATCAGCTCATTACGACGATTGTCCATCtgtaaaaccaaaaaccaatgaTTATAGCCTTTAGACTATGATATTATGATtataaagatttcaaaaaacatataataaaaatggttACCTGAATGCTAATGTAATCATCCGTGTCTTGGACATACTCACGTAGCTGCAACGCATCAAAGAAACTGGGAGTTAGAAGaacaatttttagaaaaaaaatctgtGGAATTTATGACAAGAAAAGAAGTAGCAAGAAGATAACTGTTGTTAATTTGTTCAAAGTGCTGTCGATTTGCATGAAGTATGCCTGTAAAAGATAtccaaatatatgtttttagacTTCACTTGTGAAAAATagataagattaaaaaaaaacatttgtgcAGTAAGAACCAACCTCGAGCAACATTTCAAGTTGTTCAACATCATTTTCATCCTCACGAACTGTGGCTACACTAGCTCTTGAAATCTTAGAGCCTATTGTTGGGGAAGTAAGATAGAAATTTGGACTACTAGCCATTGAGCAAGCACAAGAGAGTTTCCTTGAAAGGTAAAGATCGGCCATATCATCGTCATCATCCAGCAAATGTACAAGCTCATCTCTTACCTACATAAGGCGGTGAAGCTTCTTAGTTATTTCTTTCTATTACAAACTTTATGAGATTAACACTGCCTCACCTTTTGAACTCGAGCTGTCAATCGAGTCGTGGCACTCTTCAACTTCCTAACTCTATCCAAGTTACCGCTACTAATCTACAAGATTAATGTCAAACCGGAGTTTAAAACTGTGGATCAGTGGTGATACTAAACGTTGAGGTACCTACCTTTGAGGTAAGCTCATCCAAAGCAGGATAAGCAGTTGTTTCTAACTCTGTTGTCCTTGCAGCTAAGAAGCTACATATTGCTTCCAAGAAAACTTCCAGTGCACGGAATTCAAATGGGGATTCTATAATGCAACAAGCAGACATTtcaattaataaacaaaaaaagaaagaaagaaagattatgTGGAGATAGTACCATCTTCTTCACCAGCATCAGCGTCATTATGGGCAGCTGAGCTCTCTTTCCCATCTCCTTGACCATGGTGTGCTTGGTTTCCAACAGGTAAGCGTCTTTCAAGCTCCTTCACAATGGGGATAACATTTTCATGTGATGGATCCCGAAGCAAAACCTGTaataaatcaagttattaataCAAGATGATATAAGGTTTATTATCTTCATTGATAATCATCGATGAAGAGACacatgaaaggaaaaaaaaattattcatggaatgctaaaccctaatcctctAAGCATTCCATCGATAAAAATATGGTGAAACTGTGAATCTTCAACCTAGTAACATATCCAAGGATCTGAGATTTTGATGTCCCTTAACAACATTCAGTAagaattttaatacaaaaaattttcttttcataattTAGGAACATGTCTATCTATATAATTTCCAAAATTTTGGAGAGACAAGACTATTGTTTCACTAGGTTGTGTCCGAATCCAACCATGTATCCAACTTCTGCCAAGCTCCGTGACTGCTCAAGGTCCAACATGAACCCTAGATACTCCAAAACCCAAGAAATATAAGCGACTgtgaaaaaaggaaacaaaaagtaAACTAACCTCATCGGAAGTGATGATCGCCTTGGTATGCTGCAACATCCCACCACACAcatacacaaacacaaacacaaaaacaaagtaaaacaaaatataataacactctgaaataacaacaacaaaaggaaCAATCCTCACCTCTAAATTGAGCACAATGGCTCTCTCTCGGCCAAGAATAGTGGAAGGGTAAGACAGATTCGGGTCAATAATCCGGAGATCACGAGCGTGGATCTGAACACGGTGCATGACAGCATACTTGTCGACATCAAGCGCCTTAGTCTCTCCCGTCCCGTTTATAAGCACCCAGTTCCACGACGGCTGAGACGCCTTCTTCTTGTCCCCAGCCGCAACCACGTACCCGTTGATATGCGCCATGTCTACAAAACAGAGAGTCCCACCTTTTTGCTCAAGTGTTCATGCGAAGTCGACGGAGGAAACAATACGGTTATGTATTCAGCAAAAAAAATGAATCTCCGAAATCTCTGCTCCTTTTCATTTAATAGATTTTGCAAATCTTTCATACTTATCTTTTTTTACATACGTTTTGTATGTTTGTTGGAGAGTTTTAAGAGAGTTtcagacaacaacaaaaaggaAACGTGGTTGTTCCGTcaagattttcaaaacaaaCCGGAGATAACCGAAGTAAACCGGTGATGTTGCTCCAGGATTTCTGGTAGGTTTATGCCTCTCCGGCGATTAAGCCGTACCTAACCAAAATTACCGGATCTTTTGGGTAAAATAAAGATAATCtcataatataaaaagataattatCCGGGACTAGCAAAAGATTTTAACAATTTGCTAGTGCCAGATAATTGTCCATCTTTCATAAAACAGTTTGTAATTTGTGatcaataaaatcatttagatagcaaaaagagagttttttttaacaattaactgattcaaaactatattttttaaaactaaacaaatatattttgaaaacaaaattactTGCAGTTAGCCGAAGATCCAATCTAGATAAACACAAATctgataaaattaaataataatttaaatatctgaataaTCGGTTCTacaaaagaataaatattttgaaatgtaattaaatttttaaatatgtattaaatatgaTATCTGAAATTATTTGAACTGATTTGATTTTAAATAAGTATTTAGATGATTTTGGCTGAATTGTGAAAATTAATATGAGTTTAATTACAAcagtataattttatatgttaattagAAAActctacaaatttttttaaaaaatcataataaaatctattaaatatttttattaacagTACGTTTAAGTAACAAAAAATTTCCCAAATTTAACTTTGAATAGTTGAGAGCTTACTACTTTTTTCAAGTTAAATAAATCCTCCGTatttaaccaaaacaaaatgaaatgtAAGTGATTCACAATTCCCTTTTATTCATCTTTCTCTCAATTGCATAACCTTAATCAATAAgcatatttatagttttttttcttttaaattatttaaaaaaaatttagaatccttagaaatcAGATTCTAATGCTCAAAGAATGTTTCAAGTCTCCCACATGAAGAAGATGCTGACCCAAACCAATCTTCCTCTTCCCCACTTCATCAACAACGCTAAGATCTTTACACACATCAACCTTAAACTTAACCACAGCTTCTTCCCTCTTCCCCAAACTAATCTTCTCAAACCCCAAAAGATGCTTCCTCGGCGACCCGTGAACCGCCGGCGGCGTCGTGAACAAAAACACCGTGTGGATCCCTTCTCTATCTCCGCCGTTCCGTACCTTAACATGAACCTCAAACGCCGTTCCGACAGCGTTCTTCTCGCAGTGCGGTCCTAACGCGTCCAGCGACTGACATTCCGATGATCGGCAAACGTGATTCTCTTCGAGACGGAGAGGGACGGCGCGTGGAGGAGCTTTGACTAAGCTGTGGCTGAACTTGGTGTAGCTGAGCCCGTCTCCGAAGGCGTAAACCGTTTCTCCGGTGTAGAACCGGTACGTCCGACCCGGATACCCGTTTGATGTATCGGGTCTCATGTTCATGTTCGTCATCGGTACTTTCTCCACGTAGGATTGTGGATACCACGTCATCGGTAATCTTccacctataaaaaaaattctcaccGGTCAACTCCGGTTTAAGCTAACAacttaaaattactaaaacagAATTCACCGGATATCTCCGGTTTAAGCTAACGAActttcaaatacaaaaacaaagtCTTACTTGGATTATAACGGCCAAAGATGACGTCAGCGATGGCTATGCCGCCAGCTTCTCCTGGATAACCAACCCATAAGATTCCGACGATCTTTGCGTCGTTCTTGGCGAAGGTAACGTCGAAACCTCCACCGGACATGATAACTAGCAAGACAGGTCCTTTAGCTGCTTTAGCCACTTGGGTCACTAGGTCTTGTTGTTTCCCAGGAAGGTTCAGATCGACTCTATCGCGGCTCTCTGCCTCTATAGACTGATCAGCACCTATAACGAGCACCGTCGCGTCAGCATCTGCTGCTAGCTTCGTGGCGGCATCTACATCCGCCACCGCGCAAGCTACATTGGGGCAGCCTGGCAGATACGTGGTGGACACCGTTCCGGCTAATCCCTGGAGCGGTGTTGTGTATTTGCAGGGCGTGCCTTCGTAGTTTCCGATCATTGTTTTAGTGACATTCGCGTTCGGTCCAATCACGGCTAGTGTTTTGATCGTTGTAGGAGAAAGCGGTAAGGAACCAGTGTTTTTTAGTAGGACAATGCCTTGTCTCGCTGCTTCTGCGGCTAGCTCTTGGTTCGCAGGCGTGCAAACGTCTTTAGGACCGAGCCCGCCGTAGATTTGCTTCTTCGGATCGCCATCGAAGAATCCTAACCGCATAAGGGTCAAGAAGTTGTTCGAAATCGCTTTGTCGATAGCTGTCACGTTGACCAAACCCGCCTTAACCGCGGCCTCTGTGTGCTGACCCAGGAACGAACCACAGTTCAAGTCCAAACCTGCGTTGATAGAAATAGCTGCAGCTTCCTCTGGAGTCTTGGTATAGTGCTGGTTCTTATACAA encodes:
- the LOC106382834 gene encoding probable WRKY transcription factor 19 isoform X2 — its product is MDLNESVARFGDTALSLNCLGSTHYNHKLCSDVSDCPDGGCGLVLGLGPTPPSYYYNKVSASSQELSSDTNASQADEGSTSATRSGGYMSSLRRPSRMQECSTNFGTDAYTESEFSIGARTTSSQQRTTNPKKCKFMGCSKGARGASGLCIGHGGGQRCQKAGCNKGAESKTTFCKAHGGGKRCQHLGCTKSAEGKTDYCISHGGGRRCGFPEGCAKAARGKSGLCIKHGGGKRCRVEGCTRSAEGQPGLCISHGGGRRCQASECTKGAQGSTNYCKAHGGGKRCIFAGCTKGAEGSTPLCKAHGGGKRCMFDGGGICPKSVHGGTSFCVAHGGGKRCVVAGCTKSARGRTDCCVKHGGGKRCKSVGCEKSAQGSTDFCKAHGGGKRCSWGGGTCQKFARGKSGLCAAHNSMCMDKGGSKIGLIGPGLFRGLVVSTSSQTTTTTSTTDHSLAGVSAVSDCTDSIEQRQKQMIPMQVLVPPSMKSLSFSNTGTNNNRSGRNVFDFMVPEERVHGGGLMSLLNGSLKQTFR
- the LOC106382834 gene encoding uncharacterized protein LOC106382834 isoform X1 → MDLNESVARFGDTALSLNCLGSTHYNHKLCSDVSDCPDGGCGLVLGLGPTPPSYYYNKVSASSQELSSGGNSILQLGPPALTMHSFSGLDCSLLTYTDTNASQADEGSTSATRSGGYMSSLRRPSRMQECSTNFGTDAYTESEFSIGARTTSSQQRTTNPKKCKFMGCSKGARGASGLCIGHGGGQRCQKAGCNKGAESKTTFCKAHGGGKRCQHLGCTKSAEGKTDYCISHGGGRRCGFPEGCAKAARGKSGLCIKHGGGKRCRVEGCTRSAEGQPGLCISHGGGRRCQASECTKGAQGSTNYCKAHGGGKRCIFAGCTKGAEGSTPLCKAHGGGKRCMFDGGGICPKSVHGGTSFCVAHGGGKRCVVAGCTKSARGRTDCCVKHGGGKRCKSVGCEKSAQGSTDFCKAHGGGKRCSWGGGTCQKFARGKSGLCAAHNSMCMDKGGSKIGLIGPGLFRGLVVSTSSQTTTTTSTTDHSLAGVSAVSDCTDSIEQRQKQMIPMQVLVPPSMKSLSFSNTGTNNNRSGRNVFDFMVPEERVHGGGLMSLLNGSLKQTFR
- the LOC106380153 gene encoding magnesium transporter MRS2-2, with the protein product MAHINGYVVAAGDKKKASQPSWNWVLINGTGETKALDVDKYAVMHRVQIHARDLRIIDPNLSYPSTILGRERAIVLNLEHTKAIITSDEVLLRDPSHENVIPIVKELERRLPVGNQAHHGQGDGKESSAAHNDADAGEEDESPFEFRALEVFLEAICSFLAARTTELETTAYPALDELTSKISSGNLDRVRKLKSATTRLTARVQKVRDELVHLLDDDDDMADLYLSRKLSCACSMASSPNFYLTSPTIGSKISRASVATVREDENDVEQLEMLLEAYFMQIDSTLNKLTTLREYVQDTDDYISIQMDNRRNELIQLEVVLGSGTVCSAFYSLVAGIFGMNIPYTWNDNHGYMFKWVCIVTGAICVFSLVFIMSYARFKGLMGS
- the LOC106382835 gene encoding beta-D-xylosidase 4-like, with the translated sequence MGSSSPLTRRNRAPSSVLSVFLVFLCFSASSYAQSTPVFACDVAGNSSLSSYGFCNAALKIEARVADLVGRLTLQEKIGFLVNKASGVTRLGIPTYEWWSEALHGVSYIGPGTHFSGQVPGATSFPQVILTAASFNVSLFQAIGKVVSTEARAMYNVGLAGLTYWSPNVNIFRDPRWGRGQETPGEDPLLSSKYASGYVKGLQETDGGDANRLKVAACCKHYTAYDVDNWKGVERYTFNAVVNQQDMDDTFQPPFKSCVLDGNVASVMCSYNKVNGIPTCADPDLLSGVIRGEWKLNGYIVSDCDSVDVLYKNQHYTKTPEEAAAISINAGLDLNCGSFLGQHTEAAVKAGLVNVTAIDKAISNNFLTLMRLGFFDGDPKKQIYGGLGPKDVCTPANQELAAEAARQGIVLLKNTGSLPLSPTTIKTLAVIGPNANVTKTMIGNYEGTPCKYTTPLQGLAGTVSTTYLPGCPNVACAVADVDAATKLAADADATVLVIGADQSIEAESRDRVDLNLPGKQQDLVTQVAKAAKGPVLLVIMSGGGFDVTFAKNDAKIVGILWVGYPGEAGGIAIADVIFGRYNPSGRLPMTWYPQSYVEKVPMTNMNMRPDTSNGYPGRTYRFYTGETVYAFGDGLSYTKFSHSLVKAPPRAVPLRLEENHVCRSSECQSLDALGPHCEKNAVGTAFEVHVKVRNGGDREGIHTVFLFTTPPAVHGSPRKHLLGFEKISLGKREEAVVKFKVDVCKDLSVVDEVGKRKIGLGQHLLHVGDLKHSLSIRI